The proteins below are encoded in one region of Pseudonocardia sp. DSM 110487:
- a CDS encoding nitroreductase — MDVYEAVASRRAVRGFTDELVPRTVLERVLSAASRAPSGANLQPWRVYVVDGAPLAELKRRTAGRVAAGDTGDEREYEMYPCDLAPPYRRRRTAAAAQRFTALGIAREDGRAREQAVAGNWDCFGAPAALFCYIHREMGPPQWADVGMYLQTAMLLLRDEGLHSCPQMAWSVYHRTVAEIVGPQDDLILFCGVSIGFEDTAAGSVRIHRAPVEETVTFVDG, encoded by the coding sequence GTGGACGTCTACGAAGCAGTCGCGAGCAGGCGCGCCGTGCGCGGGTTCACGGATGAGCTCGTACCGAGGACGGTGCTCGAGCGCGTGCTGTCGGCGGCGAGCCGAGCCCCGTCCGGAGCGAACCTCCAGCCTTGGCGGGTCTACGTCGTCGACGGCGCACCGCTGGCCGAGCTCAAGCGGAGGACGGCTGGGCGGGTAGCCGCCGGCGACACCGGGGACGAACGGGAGTACGAGATGTATCCGTGCGACCTGGCTCCGCCCTACCGTCGCCGCCGGACCGCTGCCGCTGCTCAACGCTTCACCGCGCTCGGGATCGCCCGTGAGGACGGGCGAGCACGCGAGCAGGCCGTCGCCGGCAACTGGGACTGCTTCGGCGCGCCCGCAGCCCTGTTCTGCTACATCCACCGCGAGATGGGTCCGCCCCAGTGGGCCGACGTCGGAATGTACCTGCAGACCGCCATGCTCCTGCTTCGCGACGAGGGACTGCACAGCTGCCCACAGATGGCGTGGTCCGTCTACCACCGAACCGTGGCTGAGATCGTCGGCCCGCAGGACGACCTCATCCTGTTCTGCGGCGTGTCTATCGGGTTCGAGGACACCGCTGCTGGGTCCGTCCGCATTCACCGCGCACCGGTCGAGGAGACCGTCACTTTCGTCGACGGCTAG